The genomic DNA AGTCCCTCCCGAAGATGTGGACGGCGACCGTCGCGCCCGTGCCGCCGACATTGTGCGTCATGCCGATCTCGGCCCCGTCGATCTGTCTCTTCCCGGCCTCACCGCGAAGCTGAAGAACCGACTCACAGACCTGCTTGATGCCGGTCGCGCCGACCGGATGGCCGCAGGCCTTCAGCCCGCCGCTCGTGTTCACCGGCAACTTGCCGCCGAGGGCAGTGACGCCCTCCTCGGTGAGTTTCCCTGCCTCGCCCTTCTTGCAGAAGCC from Methanoculleus sp. 7T includes the following:
- a CDS encoding thiolase C-terminal domain-containing protein, producing RRDISTLDATVAAGNRAFKMAGLERKDIDFVEVHDCFTIAEICAIEDLGFCKKGEAGKLTEEGVTALGGKLPVNTSGGLKACGHPVGATGIKQVCESVLQLRGEAGKRQIDGAEIGMTHNVGGTGATVAVHIFGRD